One window of the Rubrobacter aplysinae genome contains the following:
- a CDS encoding FadR/GntR family transcriptional regulator, whose translation MTFEPTPVSRAREQVERQLREAILSGTFKTGDKLPSEVELAQSFSVSRTTVREALRTLDSSGLISKTPGVAGGSFVRVVDHQALGVTLGDSIENTLRFGNIGFDEVIRVRRMLEVPAVRLAAENRDEEDLDRMRGFAERQKKTTVDDPEVPDLDTNLHVSIAEASGNRVLASFVGALHRVIRPALYVDISPPVGKKTVSQHLAIVRAVEQGDPQAAASAMEAHLDYLDRLPAAREANGY comes from the coding sequence ATGACGTTCGAGCCGACGCCCGTAAGCCGGGCCCGGGAGCAGGTCGAGAGGCAGCTCCGGGAGGCCATACTCTCGGGCACGTTCAAGACCGGGGACAAGCTGCCAAGCGAGGTCGAGTTGGCGCAGAGCTTCTCGGTAAGCCGCACGACGGTGCGCGAGGCCCTCAGAACGCTGGACTCGTCTGGTTTGATCAGCAAGACGCCGGGCGTGGCCGGGGGGAGCTTCGTGCGGGTGGTGGATCACCAGGCTCTCGGGGTGACGCTCGGGGACTCCATAGAGAATACGCTGCGTTTTGGCAACATCGGCTTTGACGAGGTGATTCGGGTCCGCAGGATGCTGGAGGTACCCGCCGTCCGGCTCGCCGCCGAGAACCGGGACGAGGAGGATCTCGACCGGATGCGCGGCTTCGCCGAGCGGCAGAAAAAGACCACGGTGGATGACCCCGAGGTCCCCGACCTGGACACGAACCTGCACGTATCCATCGCCGAGGCCTCGGGCAACCGCGTGCTGGCCTCGTTCGTCGGGGCGCTGCACCGCGTGATCCGGCCCGCCCTGTACGTGGACATCTCGCCGCCGGTCGGCAAGAAAACCGTGAGTCAGCACCTCGCCATAGTACGCGCCGTCGAGCAGGGCGACCCGCAGGCCGCCGCATCGGCGATGGAGGCCCACCTCGACTACCTAGACCGGCTACCCGCCGCCAGGGAGGCGAACGGCTACTAG
- a CDS encoding ABC transporter ATP-binding protein, whose protein sequence is MSEPENRAISTENPAAPEREPRMVPGDGSGAIIETRGLARTYGRVQALRPLDLAVPEGSIFGFLGPNGAGKTTTIKLLLGLTQPTAGTGYVFGRDVVEESLAVRRRVGYLAQEPHYYGHMTARQILRFTARFFYSGPEKAIEERIAEALELVGLEDRADRKTRGFSGGERQRLGLAQAQVNNPDLLILDEPAASLDPMGRRDVLEIMQRLRDERGATIFYSTHILEDVQRISDAAAILKNGELVAQAPIQELLASGTTGVGDSAVYELLLRGPADELREARDRIQARPWVTSVEESPAPAGGAAIRWMVHTTDEAAAESGLLREILALGGIKVESFGRKRQSLEETFLDLVEEDRERGRN, encoded by the coding sequence ATGTCCGAGCCCGAGAATAGAGCGATTAGCACAGAGAACCCCGCCGCCCCGGAGCGAGAGCCCCGAATGGTGCCCGGAGACGGCTCCGGGGCCATCATAGAGACTCGCGGGCTGGCGAGGACCTACGGGCGGGTGCAAGCGTTGCGGCCGCTGGATCTCGCGGTGCCCGAGGGGTCTATATTCGGCTTTCTGGGGCCGAACGGCGCGGGCAAGACGACGACCATAAAGCTTTTGCTCGGGCTGACGCAGCCCACCGCAGGCACCGGCTACGTGTTCGGCCGGGACGTGGTCGAGGAGAGCCTCGCCGTCCGGCGCCGGGTCGGATATCTCGCCCAGGAGCCCCACTACTACGGGCACATGACGGCGCGCCAGATCCTGCGCTTCACGGCCCGTTTTTTCTACTCCGGCCCGGAGAAGGCTATAGAGGAGCGCATAGCCGAGGCGCTGGAGCTCGTTGGCCTGGAGGATAGGGCCGACCGCAAGACCAGAGGGTTCTCCGGCGGCGAGCGCCAGAGGCTCGGGCTCGCCCAGGCCCAGGTCAACAACCCGGATCTCCTGATCCTGGACGAGCCGGCCGCCTCGCTCGACCCGATGGGCCGCCGCGACGTGCTGGAGATCATGCAGCGCCTGCGTGACGAGCGCGGCGCGACGATCTTCTACTCCACCCACATACTGGAGGACGTGCAGAGGATCTCCGACGCCGCCGCGATCCTCAAGAACGGCGAGCTGGTCGCCCAGGCCCCGATACAGGAGCTGCTCGCCTCGGGCACCACGGGCGTCGGGGACTCGGCGGTGTACGAGCTGCTGCTCCGGGGCCCGGCCGACGAGCTGCGGGAGGCCCGCGACAGGATACAGGCCCGTCCCTGGGTGACTTCTGTAGAAGAATCTCCGGCCCCGGCGGGCGGCGCGGCCATCAGGTGGATGGTCCACACGACCGACGAGGCCGCCGCAGAGAGCGGGCTACTCAGGGAGATTCTCGCCCTGGGAGGGATAAAGGTCGAGAGCTTTGGCCGCAAGCGCCAGAGCCTCGAAGAGACGTTCCTGGATCTCGTAGAGGAGGACCGTGAGCGCGGGAGAAACTAG
- a CDS encoding ABC transporter permease: protein MSAGETRSAKRSTERSAEKIPSGVKNEGDLQPAGPALDGFRNLVHKENREWLAGWSWLVHGVAWLLLVTGVPLVVGFIRAQGDNSPQNVNEISALLYFVMGSVATVIAVVAKTQSAIIGEKQMGTAAWVLSKPTSRKAFVLAKLVVHFRWLLVLTLGVPGVVFYAVIPAFSGLPIPILPFLGGFGVLALGMLFYLALSLLLGAVFGSRGAVAAIVFGFFVGGVMLSQYAEWMTAAFPWLFWESAYYLVATSNEVPAIGVSAIILTAVWCVVLVAGALWSFQRAEV, encoded by the coding sequence GTGAGCGCGGGAGAAACTAGAAGCGCCAAGAGAAGTACGGAGAGAAGCGCGGAGAAGATACCGTCCGGCGTCAAGAACGAGGGTGATCTGCAGCCCGCGGGCCCGGCTCTGGACGGCTTCAGGAACCTCGTACACAAGGAGAACCGGGAGTGGCTGGCCGGCTGGTCCTGGCTGGTACACGGCGTGGCGTGGCTCCTGCTCGTCACCGGGGTGCCGCTGGTGGTCGGCTTTATCCGGGCCCAGGGAGACAACTCCCCACAGAACGTGAACGAGATCAGCGCCCTCCTGTACTTCGTCATGGGCTCGGTGGCGACCGTCATAGCCGTGGTCGCAAAGACCCAGAGCGCCATAATCGGGGAGAAGCAGATGGGCACCGCCGCCTGGGTGCTCTCCAAGCCGACCTCGCGCAAGGCGTTCGTGCTGGCAAAGCTCGTGGTCCACTTCCGGTGGCTGCTCGTGCTCACCCTCGGGGTGCCGGGCGTCGTGTTCTACGCCGTCATACCCGCGTTTTCGGGCCTCCCTATACCGATACTGCCGTTTCTGGGGGGCTTCGGCGTGCTGGCGCTCGGGATGCTCTTCTATCTCGCGCTCTCGCTGCTGCTCGGGGCCGTCTTCGGCAGTCGGGGCGCCGTCGCGGCCATCGTGTTCGGCTTCTTCGTCGGCGGGGTCATGCTCTCCCAGTACGCGGAGTGGATGACCGCGGCGTTCCCGTGGCTGTTCTGGGAGTCGGCCTACTACCTGGTCGCCACGAGCAACGAGGTCCCGGCCATCGGCGTCTCCGCGATCATCCTAACCGCCGTGTGGTGCGTGGTCCTGGTGGCTGGAGCGCTCTGGAGCTTCCAGCGTGCCGAGGTGTAG
- a CDS encoding SDH family Clp fold serine proteinase: MPDWNQLLNEVRAAGGIYDLTRRKYLRQLSDITGRNVITYYSAWLQKADLQNQGVTGFELNDSDKNGFMTAIHELDRSKGLDLILHTPGGGIAATESLVDYLRKMFGTDIRAIVPQLAMSAGTMVALSCKEVIMGAQSSLGPIDPQIYGLPAHGVIEEFDKAREEVREDQTQIPVWQPIIAKYNPTLVGECQKAIDWSNQLVAENLRSGMFEQDDVAEDKARQVVEKLGNHALTLSHDRHISMENARGMGVKVKALEDDNDFQDAVLTIHHACIQTFAATPAIKIIENHKGEAFIQSVEAVMQ, from the coding sequence ATGCCTGACTGGAACCAGCTCCTAAACGAGGTCAGAGCTGCCGGAGGAATTTACGATTTAACTAGGCGGAAATATCTCCGACAGCTCTCTGACATTACAGGGCGCAATGTGATCACCTACTATTCTGCTTGGCTTCAGAAAGCGGATTTGCAGAACCAAGGTGTCACAGGTTTTGAATTAAACGACAGCGATAAAAACGGTTTTATGACCGCGATCCATGAGCTTGATCGATCCAAAGGTTTGGATCTAATATTACACACTCCGGGGGGCGGCATAGCGGCTACAGAGTCGTTAGTAGACTATCTGCGCAAGATGTTCGGTACTGACATTCGGGCTATCGTGCCGCAACTTGCTATGTCTGCTGGAACCATGGTTGCGTTATCGTGCAAAGAAGTCATTATGGGAGCTCAATCCAGTTTAGGACCCATTGATCCGCAAATCTATGGATTGCCTGCCCATGGTGTCATAGAGGAATTCGATAAAGCAAGAGAGGAAGTTCGAGAAGATCAGACACAAATTCCTGTATGGCAGCCAATAATCGCTAAGTACAACCCAACGTTGGTTGGAGAGTGCCAAAAAGCAATTGATTGGTCTAATCAGTTGGTGGCGGAAAATTTGAGGTCAGGCATGTTTGAGCAGGATGACGTTGCCGAAGATAAGGCGCGGCAAGTAGTAGAAAAGCTCGGCAACCACGCGCTGACCTTGAGCCACGACAGGCATATCTCGATGGAAAACGCGAGAGGTATGGGTGTTAAAGTTAAGGCCCTGGAAGACGATAACGACTTCCAAGATGCCGTACTTACCATTCATCATGCCTGCATACAAACCTTCGCTGCTACGCCTGCGATCAAAATTATTGAGAATCACAAAGGAGAAGCCTTCATTCAAAGCGTTGAAGCGGTGATGCAATAA
- a CDS encoding glutathione S-transferase family protein, which translates to MGMMVEGAWVSDPELKETRGSDGSFRRTPTSFREWVKADGSSGFPVEAGRYHLYVSRACPWAHRATILRGLKGLEEAISLSSVAPFMGAGGWQFGGEEGDFDDPLYGSEYLREIYAKADPGYTGRVTTPVLWDKKSETIVNNESRDIARMLDTEFAPLAENDANLCPADLREKIDAAIDAIYEPVNNGVYRSGFATTQGAYEEAVTELFEALDHWDGVLAENRYLCGDHMTEADWFMFTTLVRFDAVYHGHFKCNLRRIEDYESLSGYLRELYQVPGVAETVDIPHIKRHYYTSHESVNPTRIVPKGPILNLDAPHGRERIGERR; encoded by the coding sequence ATGGGCATGATGGTAGAAGGCGCGTGGGTAAGCGACCCGGAGCTCAAGGAGACGAGGGGCTCTGACGGGAGCTTCAGGCGCACGCCGACCTCTTTTCGAGAGTGGGTCAAGGCCGACGGATCCAGCGGCTTCCCGGTGGAGGCCGGGCGCTACCACCTGTACGTCTCGCGGGCGTGTCCGTGGGCGCACCGCGCCACGATACTGCGCGGGCTAAAAGGTCTCGAAGAGGCCATATCCCTGTCGAGCGTGGCCCCGTTCATGGGGGCTGGCGGCTGGCAGTTCGGTGGTGAAGAGGGTGACTTCGACGATCCGCTGTACGGCTCGGAGTATCTGCGGGAGATCTACGCGAAAGCCGACCCGGGCTACACGGGCCGCGTCACCACGCCCGTGCTGTGGGACAAAAAGAGCGAGACCATAGTAAACAACGAGTCCCGCGACATCGCCCGCATGCTCGACACCGAGTTCGCTCCCCTGGCGGAGAACGACGCCAACCTCTGCCCCGCCGATCTGCGGGAGAAGATAGACGCCGCCATAGACGCGATCTACGAGCCGGTGAACAACGGCGTGTACCGCTCGGGCTTTGCCACCACCCAGGGGGCCTACGAAGAGGCCGTCACCGAGCTGTTCGAGGCCCTGGACCACTGGGACGGCGTGCTCGCCGAAAACCGTTACCTCTGCGGCGACCACATGACCGAGGCCGACTGGTTCATGTTCACCACGCTCGTGCGCTTCGACGCCGTGTATCACGGCCACTTCAAGTGCAACCTCCGGCGCATCGAGGACTACGAGAGTCTCTCCGGCTACCTGCGCGAGCTATACCAGGTACCCGGAGTAGCAGAGACGGTGGACATCCCGCACATAAAGCGTCACTACTACACCAGCCACGAGAGCGTGAACCCCACAAGGATAGTCCCGAAAGGCCCGATCCTGAACCTCGACGCCCCCCACGGCCGCGAGCGGATAGGCGAGCGGAGGTAG
- a CDS encoding MFS transporter has product MSDTAEGPRRGAGKPAKGSKGPVSTRLLLAVMAAATFVSVFNQSMVNVAVPLIQQTYSVSESQVGWVATGYLLVFAVGVPLYGRISDLYSPKLTFCVGLVLFAAGSLACALAPSLGTLVAGRVVQAAGGAAIPALSFGLVAKLLPPGRRGFGLGLISSSIGAGAAFGPVLGGLLIQSYSWHSLFYSTLALTVILIFGALYVVPNVVGESDGGGRSLSRLDLPSGILLALAAGLLLFGVTQGQTSGLLSPVALGSFVVAGVSGALFARRITRVPEPFVAPGLLGNRSFLAAASVGFLAQFANLCALFLAPILLSQVGGASSLTIGLVFLPGAALVALLSPVAGRLSDRLGFRVMIVAGLCIMLFSHLFISSFGAGGSVPLVTVGMTTLGLGFAALNSPAANAASATLSSKEAGVGLGIYQLCFFLGAGFAPAVSGAFLAFRTSPGSGAINPLYALQSATAYSDAFLVGVAALLCAFLALLGVREVGGRTVAEGASG; this is encoded by the coding sequence ATGTCAGATACGGCGGAGGGGCCTCGGCGGGGGGCCGGGAAACCCGCGAAAGGTTCGAAAGGTCCGGTCTCGACCCGGCTACTGCTGGCGGTGATGGCCGCGGCGACCTTCGTCTCGGTGTTCAACCAGTCCATGGTCAACGTGGCGGTGCCCCTGATCCAGCAGACCTACAGCGTCTCCGAGAGCCAGGTCGGCTGGGTGGCGACGGGGTATCTCCTGGTCTTCGCGGTGGGGGTACCGCTGTACGGGCGTATCTCGGACCTGTACAGCCCGAAGCTGACCTTCTGCGTCGGGCTGGTGCTCTTCGCGGCCGGCTCCCTGGCCTGCGCGCTGGCGCCGAGCCTCGGGACGCTGGTCGCCGGGCGGGTGGTACAGGCAGCCGGTGGCGCGGCGATACCGGCGCTCTCGTTCGGGCTGGTGGCGAAGCTGTTGCCCCCGGGACGGCGGGGCTTCGGTCTCGGCCTCATCTCGTCCAGCATCGGGGCGGGGGCCGCGTTCGGGCCGGTGCTCGGCGGGCTGCTCATACAATCCTATAGCTGGCACTCGCTTTTCTACAGCACGCTGGCGCTGACGGTGATCCTGATCTTCGGCGCGCTGTACGTCGTCCCCAACGTGGTCGGAGAGTCCGACGGCGGCGGCCGCTCGCTCTCCCGGCTCGACCTGCCGAGCGGGATACTGCTCGCCCTGGCGGCGGGGCTTTTATTGTTCGGGGTGACGCAGGGGCAGACCTCGGGACTCCTTTCTCCTGTCGCGCTCGGGAGCTTCGTCGTGGCCGGGGTGAGCGGCGCGCTCTTCGCCCGGCGCATCACGCGCGTGCCGGAGCCGTTCGTCGCCCCCGGCCTGCTCGGTAACCGGAGCTTTCTGGCCGCGGCGTCCGTGGGGTTTCTGGCCCAGTTCGCAAACCTGTGCGCGCTGTTTCTCGCGCCCATACTCCTCTCCCAGGTGGGCGGGGCCTCGTCGCTTACGATAGGGCTCGTGTTCCTGCCGGGCGCGGCCCTGGTGGCGCTCCTGTCGCCGGTGGCGGGCAGGCTCTCGGATCGCCTGGGCTTCCGGGTTATGATCGTCGCGGGCCTTTGCATAATGCTGTTCTCGCACCTTTTCATCTCCTCTTTCGGCGCGGGAGGCAGCGTGCCGCTGGTGACCGTCGGAATGACCACGCTCGGGCTCGGCTTCGCCGCGCTCAACTCGCCGGCGGCGAACGCGGCCTCGGCCACGCTCTCCTCCAAGGAGGCCGGGGTGGGCCTCGGCATCTACCAGCTTTGTTTCTTTCTCGGGGCCGGTTTCGCGCCCGCCGTCTCTGGCGCTTTCCTGGCCTTCCGCACGAGTCCGGGCAGCGGCGCGATCAACCCGCTCTACGCCCTGCAGTCTGCCACCGCCTACTCGGACGCCTTCCTTGTCGGGGTGGCCGCGCTTTTGTGCGCCTTTCTCGCCCTGCTCGGCGTCAGGGAGGTCGGGGGCCGGACCGTGGCGGAGGGGGCCTCCGGTTAG
- a CDS encoding GNAT family N-acetyltransferase, which produces MAFLRGERALLRTSYTGDADVLAQIRREPEVAWRWGDTDIEEEIRAAFIDSECGFVIEVNGEVVGGIQYGEEEDPTYRHATVDIFLTTSHHGQGLGAEAIRILARHLFGERNHHRLTIDPAADNVPAIRAYEKVGFRRVGVMRSYERGPDGSWHDGLLMDMLRDELRP; this is translated from the coding sequence ATGGCTTTTCTAAGAGGAGAGCGTGCGCTGCTGCGTACAAGCTATACCGGAGACGCTGACGTACTAGCCCAGATTCGCAGAGAGCCCGAAGTCGCCTGGAGGTGGGGTGATACCGACATCGAAGAAGAGATCCGCGCGGCGTTCATAGACTCTGAATGCGGCTTCGTCATCGAGGTAAACGGAGAGGTCGTTGGCGGGATCCAGTACGGAGAGGAAGAAGATCCGACGTACCGCCACGCGACCGTGGACATCTTCCTCACCACCTCGCATCACGGTCAGGGCCTGGGCGCAGAAGCGATCCGGATCCTGGCTCGACACCTCTTTGGGGAACGTAACCACCACCGCTTGACGATAGACCCGGCGGCGGATAACGTTCCCGCGATCCGGGCTTACGAGAAGGTAGGCTTCCGACGAGTCGGGGTTATGCGGAGCTACGAGCGTGGTCCTGACGGCTCCTGGCACGACGGACTCCTCATGGACATGCTCCGGGATGAGTTACGTCCCTGA
- the aceA gene encoding isocitrate lyase, with product MLNGYSKRSRRDQTESIEQEWASGRWDGITRPYSAEDVARLRGSVQIQHTLASRGAERLRGMLEEPGFIRALGAMSGNQAVQQVKAGLRAIYLSGWQVAADANLAGQMYPDQSLYPANSVPNVVERINQALTRADQISHAEGDEETEWFAPIVADAEAGFGGALNCFELTKAMIEAGAAGVHFEDQLASEKKCGHMGGKVLLPTAQAVRNLISARLAADVMGTPTVIVARTDADAANLITSDIDPDDAEFLTGERTFEGFYRTKPGIEQAIARGLSYAPYADLVWCETSKPDIGQAREFAEAMHEKFPGKPLAYNCSPSFNWKANLSEEDIRTFQEQLGEMGYKFQFITLAGFHSLNYGMFDLADGYRDRGMEAYSELQQKEFDAESRGYTATKHQREVGAGYFDEVAQIVAGGMASTTALTGSTEEAQFKG from the coding sequence ATGTTAAACGGGTATAGCAAGAGGAGCCGGCGGGACCAGACAGAGAGCATAGAGCAGGAGTGGGCCTCCGGGAGGTGGGACGGCATCACGCGGCCCTACAGCGCCGAGGACGTGGCGCGGCTGCGGGGCTCGGTGCAGATACAGCACACCCTGGCCAGCCGGGGCGCGGAGAGACTGCGGGGCATGCTGGAGGAGCCGGGCTTTATCCGGGCGCTCGGGGCGATGAGCGGCAACCAGGCCGTGCAGCAGGTCAAGGCCGGGCTGAGGGCCATATATCTCTCCGGCTGGCAGGTCGCCGCCGACGCGAACCTCGCCGGTCAGATGTACCCCGATCAGAGCCTGTATCCCGCGAACTCCGTGCCCAACGTGGTCGAGAGGATCAACCAGGCCCTCACGCGGGCGGACCAGATAAGCCACGCCGAGGGCGACGAGGAGACCGAGTGGTTCGCCCCGATAGTCGCCGACGCCGAGGCCGGGTTCGGCGGCGCGCTGAACTGCTTCGAGCTCACGAAGGCCATGATCGAGGCCGGCGCGGCGGGAGTCCACTTCGAGGACCAGCTCGCTAGTGAGAAGAAGTGCGGCCACATGGGCGGCAAGGTGCTCCTGCCGACGGCGCAGGCCGTCAGGAACCTGATCTCGGCCCGCCTCGCCGCCGACGTGATGGGCACCCCGACGGTCATCGTGGCCCGCACCGACGCCGACGCCGCCAACCTCATCACCTCCGACATAGACCCCGACGACGCCGAGTTCCTGACCGGCGAGCGCACCTTCGAGGGCTTCTACCGCACCAAGCCCGGTATAGAGCAGGCGATAGCCCGCGGCCTCTCCTACGCGCCCTACGCCGACCTCGTGTGGTGCGAGACCTCCAAGCCGGACATCGGGCAGGCCCGGGAGTTCGCCGAGGCCATGCACGAGAAGTTCCCCGGCAAGCCGCTCGCCTACAACTGCTCGCCGTCGTTCAACTGGAAGGCCAACCTTTCAGAGGAAGACATCCGCACCTTCCAGGAGCAGCTCGGCGAGATGGGCTACAAGTTCCAGTTCATCACCCTCGCCGGCTTCCACAGCCTCAACTACGGTATGTTCGACCTCGCAGACGGCTACCGCGACCGCGGCATGGAGGCCTACTCCGAGCTTCAGCAGAAGGAGTTCGACGCCGAGAGCCGGGGCTACACCGCCACCAAGCACCAGCGCGAGGTCGGCGCGGGCTACTTCGACGAGGTCGCCCAGATCGTCGCCGGCGGCATGGCCTCGACCACCGCGCTCACCGGCTCCACGGAAGAGGCCCAGTTCAAGGGCTAG
- a CDS encoding DUF5612 domain-containing protein: protein MRSGEHGALAIMVRTTDSPGSLNTLTRVMGGHGANITYVDIAERLEESSTVYFELEDVTDAGALMGDLGALEIVGSVDEAPSLAKVYGQRIIVLGGGAQVGQVAVGAVGEADRHNIRGERISVDTIPLVGEDNLADAVRAVARLPRVSAVVLAGALMGGEVARAVEEVREKGIISVSLNMAGSVPDAADLVVSDPVQAGVMTVMAISSSARFDVRRQKGKRY from the coding sequence TTGAGGAGCGGTGAGCACGGCGCGTTGGCGATCATGGTTCGCACCACGGACAGCCCCGGTTCGTTGAACACGTTGACGCGGGTGATGGGCGGGCACGGGGCGAACATTACCTACGTGGACATCGCGGAGCGGTTGGAGGAGAGCTCGACGGTGTACTTCGAGCTGGAGGACGTGACGGACGCCGGGGCTCTGATGGGCGACCTCGGGGCGCTGGAGATCGTGGGCTCGGTGGATGAGGCCCCGTCGCTGGCGAAGGTGTACGGGCAGAGGATCATCGTGCTCGGTGGCGGGGCGCAGGTGGGACAGGTGGCCGTGGGCGCGGTCGGCGAGGCCGACCGGCACAATATCCGGGGCGAGAGGATCTCGGTGGATACCATCCCGCTCGTCGGCGAGGATAACCTGGCCGATGCCGTGCGCGCCGTGGCGCGGCTGCCGCGGGTATCGGCGGTGGTGCTCGCCGGAGCCTTGATGGGCGGCGAGGTCGCGCGGGCGGTCGAGGAGGTGCGAGAGAAGGGGATCATCTCCGTCTCGCTAAACATGGCCGGTAGCGTCCCGGACGCCGCCGATCTGGTCGTGTCCGACCCCGTGCAGGCCGGGGTAATGACCGTGATGGCGATATCTTCCTCGGCCCGCTTCGACGTGCGGCGTCAGAAGGGGAAGAGATACTAG
- a CDS encoding helix-turn-helix domain-containing protein → MSEKEPLYTPDRNSQNVKEIDNLRAEQEGVAKLVSASGEVRELPHSEYKVVEDLLGFMDQGVRVELLPVHTQLTTQEAASVLGVSRPHLVKLLEDGNISYYKVGKHRRIRLDELLVYKERRDSGRREALDLIKEESEELGLYDMEDK, encoded by the coding sequence ATGAGTGAGAAGGAGCCGCTGTATACCCCAGACCGGAACTCCCAGAATGTAAAGGAGATCGACAACTTACGGGCTGAACAGGAGGGCGTCGCCAAGTTGGTTTCGGCCTCTGGCGAAGTACGCGAACTGCCGCACTCTGAGTACAAAGTCGTTGAAGACCTGCTGGGCTTCATGGATCAGGGCGTCCGTGTTGAGTTGCTGCCTGTGCACACTCAACTGACTACGCAGGAAGCGGCAAGCGTGCTCGGCGTTTCCAGACCTCATCTAGTAAAGCTGCTCGAAGATGGAAATATCTCATACTACAAGGTAGGAAAGCACCGGCGCATCCGCTTGGACGAGTTGCTGGTCTACAAAGAGCGTCGTGACTCCGGGCGCAGAGAGGCCCTTGATCTCATAAAGGAAGAGTCTGAGGAGCTAGGTCTCTACGATATGGAGGATAAGTGA
- a CDS encoding PIN domain-containing protein, with protein sequence MTGFKVVLDANVLYPVYLRDLLLHFAERGFYEVRWTDQILQEVARSIKRKRPEAVHHKVDRMVARLNVAFEEARITGHEDLIEVMQNHPKDRHVLAAAVKDNADMIVTNNVIDFPRGACDKYDVEIVTPDEFLLCQWALCNNDTFCTLLQELVDSYSKPSFTLPGVAAEAWAKTVPNFSEAVLTYVLR encoded by the coding sequence GTGACAGGCTTTAAGGTGGTATTGGACGCAAACGTCCTGTACCCTGTGTATCTGCGGGACCTACTACTGCACTTCGCTGAAAGAGGATTTTACGAAGTTCGTTGGACCGATCAGATACTCCAAGAAGTAGCACGGAGTATCAAAAGAAAGCGGCCCGAGGCCGTACATCATAAAGTGGACCGAATGGTGGCTCGGCTGAATGTGGCCTTTGAGGAAGCTCGCATTACAGGCCACGAAGATTTGATAGAGGTGATGCAAAATCACCCAAAAGACCGCCACGTTCTTGCGGCTGCAGTGAAAGACAATGCAGATATGATAGTCACTAACAACGTGATCGACTTCCCTCGGGGAGCATGCGATAAATATGATGTCGAGATTGTCACACCCGACGAGTTTCTACTGTGCCAATGGGCGCTCTGCAACAACGATACGTTCTGTACGCTGCTTCAGGAGCTAGTGGATTCGTATTCTAAGCCTTCCTTTACGCTACCGGGCGTGGCTGCCGAGGCGTGGGCCAAGACAGTCCCGAACTTTAGCGAGGCTGTCTTGACCTACGTGTTGCGGTAA
- a CDS encoding nucleoside recognition domain-containing protein yields MNRAAARLAKTLARVRWLEGLLSGLRTAWKLGRIIFPVTLAVSLLRYTPVYEFLLSGLSPVMGVFGLPQEAAVALLLGNLLNLYAAIGAILTMGLTVKQVFILAVMLSFSHGLPVESAVCRQVGASLAAVLSFRIGLAVVSGITINLVWSGGGAQAGYGLASGGGPEPSGPLEITTGALQSAAVGVIQISAIVIPLMVFIQVLKDLGALERFAARTRPLVTPLGIPAHGSITMAGGLLFGLAFGAGVILEQAREQGFTRREITLVLLFLCACHAVVEDTLIFIPLGIPVLPLLLIRLTVAVALTAVIATVWRRPVTVPD; encoded by the coding sequence GTGAACCGCGCGGCAGCCCGGCTAGCGAAGACTCTGGCGAGGGTGCGGTGGCTGGAGGGGCTCCTCTCCGGGCTGCGGACGGCGTGGAAGCTCGGCAGGATCATCTTCCCCGTCACGCTCGCGGTGAGCCTGCTACGCTACACGCCGGTGTACGAGTTTCTGCTGTCGGGTCTCTCGCCGGTCATGGGTGTTTTCGGCCTGCCGCAGGAGGCCGCGGTCGCGCTCCTGCTCGGCAACCTCTTGAACCTGTACGCCGCCATCGGCGCGATCCTCACGATGGGGCTGACGGTGAAGCAGGTCTTTATCCTCGCGGTGATGCTCAGCTTCTCGCACGGACTCCCGGTGGAGTCCGCGGTGTGCCGGCAGGTCGGGGCGAGTCTGGCGGCGGTGCTCTCTTTCAGAATCGGCCTGGCCGTGGTCTCGGGCATCACGATAAACCTCGTGTGGTCCGGCGGCGGGGCGCAGGCGGGCTACGGGCTGGCCTCCGGGGGAGGGCCGGAGCCCTCCGGCCCTCTGGAGATCACCACCGGGGCGCTGCAGTCGGCGGCGGTCGGGGTGATCCAGATCTCCGCCATCGTCATCCCACTGATGGTGTTTATCCAGGTGCTCAAGGACCTCGGGGCCCTGGAGCGGTTCGCGGCGAGGACGCGGCCACTGGTGACACCCTTGGGCATCCCGGCCCACGGCTCGATAACAATGGCCGGCGGGCTGCTCTTCGGCCTCGCCTTCGGGGCGGGCGTGATCCTGGAGCAAGCCCGCGAACAGGGGTTCACGCGGCGGGAGATCACGCTCGTCTTGCTGTTTCTGTGCGCCTGTCACGCGGTGGTGGAGGATACCCTGATCTTCATTCCCCTCGGGATACCCGTCTTGCCGCTGCTCCTGATACGCCTCACCGTCGCGGTCGCGCTAACGGCCGTCATAGCGACCGTCTGGCGCAGGCCCGTCACGGTGCCCGACTAG